The region ATCGCTGATATgcggctttgcggacctccaaggtggctcaccaaaagtgaagccattgTCGTTGAATGAATCAGAatagggcaacaccccggacacaccattgaactccagatctggcaccccaccttGACTAAGACGCCGAAGAAGGAACCCATACCTATCATCCACCAACCACAACCCCAGCACACGTTCCGTCTTCCAAATATCGCCGATGCATACCacaatctgcatctgctcctggactacctcccaagctccgcgctgACGTTGGAGCAGACGctgtcgcaacggcggagcccgatgACACATGTCCACCACAAGGATGCCGCCGCCGCTACAACATCCCCACTTGAACAAACTAGTTCCCAAAtatatccccaaccataggactgaTGGCCTCATTGGGGAAGGATCCGAAGCTTCTTTATTCAGCGCCGCCATCATCGCCACTGAAGCCAAGACAAAGAACGACCAAAAAACCCAAGCTACTAGGGCCTAACCTAAAGCTACATGATCCGCACGCATAAATCCGGCGACCCCTCTCACCATCAACGACCGAGGTCGTGGATAGAGGGAAGCCGCCGAAGGAAGGCGGCGGAAGGAACTCTCTTGCAGCGACTAGGGTTTCTACCCTCGCCCCCACCCTCCCGGGCCCGAGAGGAAAAACCGTAGCGTGATGTTTTGTACTCCCTCGGTTTCTTTGTACTCCACGTATAAGATTTTTCttgagtcaaacttcataaagtttgatcaaatttatattaaaaatattaacatctacaataaTAAAGATATACAATATGAGAATTAATTTCATGATTCATCTAATgacatttttttatatattttgaatgtTAATTTTGTTTTCTATAATATTGATCaaatattacaaagtttgacttcacacaccacttatatgcagagtaaagaaACACCCAGAGGTAGTACTACCAATACTTGGCACATGTTTCTTCATTTTGTTTGTTTTGAGACATTGTTTCTTCATTTTGTGTTTTTTAGGGATATTTATTCATTTTATGTTTTTTAGGAACATTTCTTCATTTTATGTTATTTTAGAATCATTTCTTCATTTTATGTGATTATAAATTTCTTcattttttaggccaaaattttatgTGATTATTCATTTTAGCTGCCTTCTCCTCCTCCATTCACGCAGCGTCTCAGGTTGGTTGGACAGCGGCGCAACGTGGTATGATCTCCGCCAAGGCGCCGGCACCGGCGGCAGGTATCTGGTCGCATGGCGATGCATGCAGACCTCCATGATAAGGGTGCATGAATGCATGCTGGGACGTGTATACAGGGGAAATACACTTTGGTTCCTCATTGTATATGTATCCTATATGgggatttttttaatattttaataAAAAGTCAAAATAGGTAAGAACTATTTTGACAAAACACTTAACTTATttttgcactagtatataaatCTCGACCAAAAAAACCAAAGTTGACCTCATAGCAAAAAGACAAAaattatttgctattataggtcactgtTCACACTATTTTAGCCAAAAAAATTGTCTTTTTCGAAAAGAAGTCAAATGgatatttttttctggatttttttctCACGAGtaaaggtcaagtttatttcaaaaatattttcagaaatttttgactttttgttgaatttctaattttttttcatataaGGTGCATATGTCTCCATAGACCAAAAATTCCCCTCCGTGTATACAGCAGCTATTTATGTGTACTAAGTACTGACAAGTGCACGAGCGTGCTGCAGGTGGTGCGTGCGGGTACCAGGACGACGTGGAGAAGCCGCCGTTCTCCTCCATGATCGCGGCGGGCGGCCCCTCCATCTTCAAGGACGGCAAGGGCTGCGGCGTTTGCTATCAGGTTAAATGCACCGGGAATGCCCCTTGCTTCGGCCGCCCGGTGACCGTGGTCGTCACAGATCTGTGCCCCGGCGGCGAGGCGTGTCTGGCCGAGGCTGCCCACTTCAACCTCAGCGGCAAGGCGTTCGATGCCATGGCGAAGCCCGGCCAAGCCGACAACCTCCGCGACGCCGGCGACATTAGGGTCCAGTACCACCGGTATGCTCTCGCTAGTTAGCTGGCGCACGCACTCATGCCCAGTGGTCCGCTCCACCTCCATGCATGTTCGTGTGATCAACTGCTCAATagtttttttttgaacatcagtaacagacacaagcgctcatatacacgcgcatacactcacccctataaatGCACACATGCAcatcctatccctatgagcacctccgaaagactgagccgacatatcatcttaaaatttacgaagtcatcgtaggcaTCTTCGGGAACGTCTCCTACTGAATGTTTTCACCAGGAtttacgggaacgtctcctcccactgaatgcacatcgccggaaatcctgaaataaattcaggaataaatgtGAGCtgaggataccacagtccctctaaccatccaaccacaggttggttcgcaactGCTCAACAGATTGATTGTATCACCTCTTTGATTTCTTCGGCCGCAGGGTTCCATGCAAGTGGCGCGGGCTGAACTATCTCGCGGTGCTCATCAACCACGAGTCCGGCGACGATGACCTGTCGACGGTGGAGCTTCAGCAGCGCGGCCGTAGCTGGGCACCGATGCAGCAGTTGTTGGGCGCGGTGTGGAAGTACAGCTCCGAGCCCACCCTGCAGGCGCCCATATCGATCCGCCTCACCACCAGCGCCGGCAAGGAACTCGTCGCCAGCGACGTGATCCCCTCCGGCTGGCAGGCCGACAAGACCTACCGATCCATCGTAAATTAAACTACTGATCGAGTGATTGATCGATCGGTCTGTTGGATCGAGTACCTATGTTGATTAGCTTCTTGCCTCTACATGTAATCCACATCAATTTGGAATAGCTGCCTTCATGCTTGAAAAATTGCAAGTGACATGGAAAATTTGTTTGCCTGAAATCTTTGGCGGATCTGTTGTATACTTGTATATCTATCTAAAACCTCAAGATAATTAGTGCCAACTGAGTTGTTCTTCAATCCTTCCAATAATAATTTTTTGTTGAAATTCAACAAAGCATACAAAAAAACTCACTTAATTTAGGATTTAAAAGAAGGAAAACACATATTTTTCGTCCTTAAACTCTTCCGGAAGTTTAAAAATCGTCGCTCAACTTCAAAATCATCAAAACTTAGTCCCTCGACTAATTAAACTGGATATTTTCATCCTTGATAATACTTTGGTCAAAACCAGCAGCTAACTAAACCGGCTGGCCCAAGTCCGGTCAACAAAGCGGTGGCGCGGACGGGACAGAGCCAGGGCGTGGCGGGTGCTCGCCCAGAGCACGACCAGGCACACGGGAGTGAATGGAGTAGGACGCGTGTGGGGCTGCATGAGTGAGACCGGGGACGCTGGAGATTTATGAGGTCGTCGATGGAAACCGGAGAGCCTCAATCGCTGACGCCCTTGTCATCTTCTCAGCCTCGTGGTGACctgccgcccatgcccagctctcCTCCCATGTACCTCTGCTTTCTTTCTTCGTTTTTCTTTGTTTTCATTAGTTTTCTCGCTTTCATTAATTTGAATTGGTTTCTTTGGTTTTTCATTCTTTTGTTTTtgtcttctttgtttttctttacTTTTTATTGATTTTCATCGATTCTTTTTTATTCAATACATCTTTTTAAGTACAGATTCAACATTTTatatacatcagaaacatttttatatacatgtttaacatttttaaatacatgactaACTTTTTGAAAACTTACTTTTTGGATGTCTGCTTTTTTCTGTGCACACTGTATGTTTTTGGTATATATCTAATCAAATTCAAGTtttacattttttaatacatgtcaacattttttgtatacacacttaacttttttttaaatgtttgattaacatttttttaatacatgatcaatatttttttcatacatatttagaaaaattcaaatgctttattaaaaaaaatttaaatactccctccgttccaaaataagtgactcaactttgtactagctttagtgcaaagttagtacaaagttgagtcacttattttgggacagagggagtacatgattaacattttttaacacaTGGTCAAAATTTTTTAtaaacacatttaacatttttcaaatacttgattttTTAGAAAATTTCAAATACTTTCTTTTTTAGGGAAAGAAAATTTCAAATACTTGATTTTTTTTTAGTGgtttcaaatacttgattaacagGTGAATTTTGGGCTCGGTTAAAAGAGCCGATGGCCCATTGACGAGGTGGCCCAGCCAGCCCGAACCCGCACCCGCAGACgcagcaagcactccccccctgtTATCCAAGAAGTACACTGTTCCGGCGCCCCAAGGTCGACGGCCGCCTCCGTCCGCCCGCTCGCCGTCGCGACTCCTTCCTCCCCATGCGGCGTCCTCGGGCGGTTCGATGACCATAGCATGTGGTTTCTCTCGCTTCCTCAACACGCGCGTGCATTCCTCCACAAATCGCGTCCTCAGCCTCTGGTTCGCCTCCTGTCCctgctcctccgcctccgcctccgccttcgcCTCGGAGCCGCCGGAGATAGCCGCGGGCCCGGAGACCGTCAGGGAAGGGCGGGCGGAGATATTCGCGGACAAGTCCAATTCGGTCTTCTTCAACAAGGCTCAGGTCTCGCCTCCTTTGCTTCCTGTCTACGTGTGCTGTAGATTTGATTTTCTGTTGTCAGGCTGATCCGCTGATGCCATTGCTGCTTCACCTGATGGTTGCATGGACAGTAGTG is a window of Triticum dicoccoides isolate Atlit2015 ecotype Zavitan chromosome 2B, WEW_v2.0, whole genome shotgun sequence DNA encoding:
- the LOC119360590 gene encoding putative expansin-B14 encodes the protein MARWERIRPKFYVIIHFSCLLLLHSRSVSGWLDSGATWYDLRQGAGTGGGACGYQDDVEKPPFSSMIAAGGPSIFKDGKGCGVCYQVKCTGNAPCFGRPVTVVVTDLCPGGEACLAEAAHFNLSGKAFDAMAKPGQADNLRDAGDIRVQYHRVPCKWRGLNYLAVLINHESGDDDLSTVELQQRGRSWAPMQQLLGAVWKYSSEPTLQAPISIRLTTSAGKELVASDVIPSGWQADKTYRSIVN